DNA from Ignavibacteriota bacterium:
TTAATAAACATCCCATCTATTTTAATAAAGTCTATTGGTAGTTTTTTAATATATTCAAATGTACTAAATCCACTTCCAAAATCATCTAATGCAAATTTAAATCCTAAAGTTCTTAAATTATTAATTAATTTTAAAGCATTATTATAATTATTTATGGCGGCGGTTTCTGTTATTTCAAAACAAATTTTTTCAGGATGAGTTAATCTTTTGACTTGTTTTTCTAAAAAATAAAAAAATTCAGAATTACTTAATGACTGTGTAGATAAATTTATATTTAATAAAGAAACATTAGAATCTAATACAGTATCATTAAGTATATTTATTACATTTTCTACAACCCATTTATCTACTTCTATTGACATATTGTATTTTTCAGAAGCACTTAAAAATGAACCCGGAAGTTTTATTTTATCATCTTCATATATTCTTAATAATACTTCATAATTATTGCAAAGGTAATCATTATAATTTATTAATTTACAATCTGAACAATCGAAATTTATACATTTAATTGGTTGAACATATAATCTCAAACAATTATTAGTTATTAAAAATGGGATTTTTGAAGCCCATAATAATTTATCTTTTCTATCAATTAATTTAGAATTTTCGTTATCATATATTTTAATTTGATTTTTTCCAGATTCTTTGGCTATGTAACAAGCAGAATCTGCATTTGATAATATATCATCAACATTTCCAATTATATGTGTTAATCCTATACTGACACTTATTTTAAATTCTAAATCTTCCCATTCAAATATATTTATACTCAATTCTTTTCTTAATTTTTCACAAATTATAACTGCATTATTTATTCCACATCCAATAAAAATAATTCCGAATTCATCTCCTCCTAGTCTACCAATTATATCACATTTTCTTATTTTGGATTTAAATAATTTCACTATTAATTTTAAAAAATTGTCACCAGCAGTATGTCCACATCTGTCATTTATTATTTTAAAATTATCAACATCAATATATGCTACAACATTATCATATTCTTTATCTTTAGAATATTTATCAA
Protein-coding regions in this window:
- a CDS encoding diguanylate cyclase: MEKCILSLLDISNSVNLTEDEIIQRIIDDVVELTSSTCGYLHFINPDNETINLKVWSKNTYNMCTAVYDNHYPISDAGIWADCARTKLPAIHNNYETELTKKGLPEGHFKLIRHMSVPVIEDDKVVVIIGVGNKETFYDNLDAKQMEVITQNLWRLIKNKRYEEKLKQLNEEAKYDHLTDVYNRKEFEVIVDKYSKDKEYDNVVAYIDVDNFKIINDRCGHTAGDNFLKLIVKLFKSKIRKCDIIGRLGGDEFGIIFIGCGINNAVIICEKLRKELSINIFEWEDLEFKISVSIGLTHIIGNVDDILSNADSACYIAKESGKNQIKIYDNENSKLIDRKDKLLWASKIPFLITNNCLRLYVQPIKCINFDCSDCKLINYNDYLCNNYEVLLRIYEDDKIKLPGSFLSASEKYNMSIEVDKWVVENVINILNDTVLDSNVSLLNINLSTQSLSNSEFFYFLEKQVKRLTHPEKICFEITETAAINNYNNALKLINNLRTLGFKFALDDFGSGFSTFEYIKKLPIDFIKIDGMFI